The Deltaproteobacteria bacterium genome contains the following window.
GGTTTCCCATTTCATCGGTTTGAAGTGGATTGTATGGGGCAGTGCGGTCAACCCGGAGCTACCCCCCTCGCTGTTCAAGGATATCCGTGAATTGATCCTGTTCGGGTTGGCAAAATAAATCTTCTTGCGCTACTTTTGAAAAGATCGTAACAATCTGCCTGCATATCATTTACAGTTGTAAACCGTTATCAGCACATTCTTGCGCATGAAATTTACGGTCCCATAAACAACAAAACAAGATAAACCTCTCGGCGGGCAATAAACCTTATTTCTGGTATCGGTTCCGAAAATTTATTTCTTGACAATGCACGGACTTCCTTTTAATAAAACTGACAAGTGATTCATATTTCATATCTGGGGCCATTAACCATTGACCAACAAAAAAAATGCACTGATCATCGGCGGTGGTTCGGGTATGGGTCGCGCTGCGGCGGAAGCGCTCCTGCACGAAGGGTATCGGGTTCACGCGGCCGATCTATCCCGGGAAGCGTGCCGGGAGTGGATTGACGCTCTGGGAGCCCGGGATGAAGACGCCAGGGCCTATCACGTGGACATTTCCAGCAGTGCATCCGTGACCGCCCTTTTTTCAACCATAAAAAAACAGGCCCAACGGCTGGACCTGATGGTTCACGCCGCCGGTATCCTGGGAAACACCGCCTTCATCGAAGACATGGGCGACGATGAATGGCGGCGGATGATGGGTGTGAATCTGGATGGCGTTTTTTTCTGTTGCCGGGAAGCGGTCCGATGGATGAAAACCTGCGAGTCAGGCCGCATTATCCTGTTCAGTTCGGTAGCCGCCCTGACCCCGACGCCCGGCGCCCTTCACTACAGCGCGGCCAAAGGCGGGGTCAACATGCTGGGCAGAACCCTGGCCAAGGAGGTCGCCAGGCACAACATTCAGGTCAACATCATTGCCCCGGGTTATATCGAAACCCCCATGCTGAAACAAATGCCGGAAGGCTTTTTGAAACACATTCTTAAAAATACCCCCCAGGGCCGGTTGGGGACACCGGTCGAAATAGCGGCCCTGGTGTCGTTTCTGGCCTCGGACGAAGCGGGCTTTTTCACAGGGCAGGTGTTCAGCCCCAACGGTGGGCTGGTAATTTAGCGAGGGATCATGACCGACGCGTATTCACGACTGATCGTTGAACATGACGGCGACTTCCAGCAAGTCACCGTCAACCGTCCCGGCGACCGCAATTCCATCGATTCCCGGCTGATGGACGAAATCATACAGATGCTGGACAAGGCCGAAACAACGGATGCCAGGGTCGTTGTTTTCAGCGGCGCAGGGAACACCTATTTTATCGGCGGCGCCGACGGCATCGAGATGATGCAATGCGATCCGGACAGCGCCGGGACCTTCTCAAAAAAAATTCAGGACCTTTTCAACCGCATGGAGGCAAGCCCGCTCATCCTTGTCGCGGCCATCGACGGACTCTGCTTCGGAGGAGGCTTCGAGTTTGCCCTGGCCTGCGATTTCCGCATTGCAACGGCGACATCCCGCATCGGCCTCCCGGAAGTGAAGGTGGGCCTCATCCCCGGCGGCGGCGGGACCCAAAGGCTGCCGAGACTGGTGGGGACGGGCAAGGCCATGCAGATGATCCTGAGCGGCAAGCTGTACCCCGGAAAAGAGGCGTATCAGGAGGGGTTGATCCATCTCTGTGTTCCGGAAAACGAACTGGCCTCCGCCTGTAGAGATTTCATGACGCCTTTCCTGAAACGCCCGCAGCACGCCCTTTCCCAGGCCAAACTGGCTGTAAAGTCGTCACAGAACAACGATTTCAGCAAAGGGCTGCGGGCCGAAACCGCTGCCTTTCGGCATTGTTTCGAAAAACCGTTCTTCAGGCAACTGATGTGCCGGCAACTGGAGGGGGGAGATCTGGAAACGACCGTGGAAATGCCCGCCGGCCTCTGCTCGGAAAAAAAGGAGGAAGCATGAAAGTTCTCGGAATAGCGGGAAGTCTGCGCGCTAAAAGCAACACCCTCCAATACGTCGACACGGCGCTCAAGGTGGTGGAAACCCAGGGGATCGAAACC
Protein-coding sequences here:
- a CDS encoding SDR family oxidoreductase yields the protein MTNKKNALIIGGGSGMGRAAAEALLHEGYRVHAADLSREACREWIDALGARDEDARAYHVDISSSASVTALFSTIKKQAQRLDLMVHAAGILGNTAFIEDMGDDEWRRMMGVNLDGVFFCCREAVRWMKTCESGRIILFSSVAALTPTPGALHYSAAKGGVNMLGRTLAKEVARHNIQVNIIAPGYIETPMLKQMPEGFLKHILKNTPQGRLGTPVEIAALVSFLASDEAGFFTGQVFSPNGGLVI
- a CDS encoding enoyl-CoA hydratase/isomerase family protein encodes the protein MTDAYSRLIVEHDGDFQQVTVNRPGDRNSIDSRLMDEIIQMLDKAETTDARVVVFSGAGNTYFIGGADGIEMMQCDPDSAGTFSKKIQDLFNRMEASPLILVAAIDGLCFGGGFEFALACDFRIATATSRIGLPEVKVGLIPGGGGTQRLPRLVGTGKAMQMILSGKLYPGKEAYQEGLIHLCVPENELASACRDFMTPFLKRPQHALSQAKLAVKSSQNNDFSKGLRAETAAFRHCFEKPFFRQLMCRQLEGGDLETTVEMPAGLCSEKKEEA